From a single Poecilia reticulata strain Guanapo linkage group LG2, Guppy_female_1.0+MT, whole genome shotgun sequence genomic region:
- the LOC103474822 gene encoding ribonuclease CL2-like yields the protein MKVLPFCLLVCLLPLQATASEFXNTTCTPELENTRARYEKFKRQHVDKKMAAQKCTAVMKQKKIYDDNNVCKKTNTFILADAKEVQSVCKGQGVYNNXSHYTESKKKFRVVVCTVKKQARKPKCEYKGKRLNNRVIAVSCQDGLPVHFAGDHK from the coding sequence ATGAAGGTCCTGCCATTCTGCCTGCTCGTCTGCTTGCTCCCCCTGCAGGCCACCGCCTCCGAGTTCGKAAATACAACCTGCACCCCGGAACTGGAAAACACGCGCGCGCGCTAYGAGAAGTTCAAAAGGCAGCACGTGGACAAGAAGATGGCGGCGCAAAAATGCACKGCAGTGATGAAACAGAAGAAGATCTACGACGACAACAACGTCTGCAARAAGACGAACACGTTCATTCTCGCTGATGCCAAGGAAGTCCAGTCTGTCTGTAAGGGTCAAGGCGTTTATAATAACGRAAGTCATTACACGGAGAGCAAAAAGAAGTTCAGAGTTGTGGTTTGTACGGTCAAGAAGCAAGCCAGGAAACCCAAATGTGAATACAAGGGGAAACGGCTGAATAACAGAGTCATTGCTGTGAGTTGYCAAGATGGTTTACCTGTGCACTTCGCAGGAGATCACAAGTAA
- the gpr180 gene encoding integral membrane protein GPR180 — protein sequence MSRLSATFAVALLLSLEASGKTVRGLFRSEAARQENGQFITKFMYQAGNGGLLVCRLDNPSLGTEKEARLLLYQDMDSDLDNLSCSQRLSRAQFTISLSQEEHNQTIPRQSSPTAWQVLYADRYTCEESSATPSYADLGFSLLLFNPDSAGNPLDHFSAEEAGLHSFYFLLLLAYFIACCIYFQPLYQALKKGGPMHTVLKVLTTALALQGCSALCNYIHLARYSRDGTGIPPMGSLAEFWDMVSQVSMLYMLLSLCMGWTLSRGRKPQSRPLQWERSPASTAVAVGGVVTQGVLLLWEQYSESDSEHHSYHAQRSLAGLLLLALRVVLSLLLASVLYQIVSTERSTLKRDFYLCFAKGCFLWFLCHPILVLMSVVFNDHQREKVITIGVILCQSISMVILYQLFLSRSLYWEVSSLSSVSLPLTMSRTNHHRGRL from the exons ATGTCGCGTTTATCAGCGACCTTCGCCGTCGCGCTGCTGCTCAGCCTGGAGGCTTCAGGGAAAACTGTGAGGGGGCTGTTCAGGAGCGAAGCGGCGAGGCAGGAAAATGGCCAGTTCATCACCAAATTCATGTACCAAG caGGTAACGGCGGGCTGCTGGTGTGTCGGCTGGACAACCCATCCCTGGGAACAGAGAAGGAGGCCAGGCTGCTGCTGTACCAGGACATGGACTCAGACCTGGACAACCTGAGCTGCTCCCAGCGACTCAGCAGAGCCCAGTTCACCA TTTCCCTCAGCCAGGAAGAACACAACCAGACGATCCCTCGTCAGTCTTCGCCCACAGCCTGGCAGGTGCTGTACGCTGACAGATACACGTGTGAG GAAAGCTCAGCTACGCCGTCGTACGCTGACCTCGGCTTCAGTCTCCTGCTGTTCAACCCCGACTCTGCCGGGAACCCGCTGGATCACTTCAGCGCAGAGGAAGCAG GGCTGCACAGTTTCtacttcctcctgctgctcgcCTACTTCATCGCCTGCTGCATCTACTTCCAGCCTCTGTATCAGGCGCTGAAGAAAGGGGGCCCCATGCACACGGTCCTGAAGGTGCTGACCACGGCCCTGGCTTTGCAAGGCTGCTCCGCCCTCTGCAACTACATCCACCTGGCCAG GTACTCCAGAGACGGTACTGGGATCCCCCCGATGGGCAGCCTGGCAGAGT TCTGGGACATGGTGTCCCAGGTGTCCATGCTGTACATGCTGCTGAGCCTGTGTATGGGCTGGACTCTGAGTCGAGGCAGGAAGCCGCAGTCCAGACCCCTGCAGTGGGAGCGCTCCCCGGCGTCCACCGCCGTCGCTGTTGGTGGCGTGGTCACACAG GGAGTCCTGCTGCTGTGGGAGCAGTACTCTGAGTCAGACAGCGAACACCACAGCTATCACGCCCAACGTAGCCTAGCAGgtctcctcctcctggctctgagaGTGGTGCTGTCCCTCCTGCTGGCCTCCGTCCTCTACCAGATCGTCTCCACAGAGAGGAGCACCCTGAAGAGGGACTTCTACCTCTGCTTCGCTAAG GGCTGCTTCCTGTGGTTCCTTTGTCACCCCATCCTCGTCCTCATGTCTGTGGTCTTCAATGACCACCAGAGGGAAAAG GTCATCACCATCGGCGTGATCCTCTGCCAGTCCATCTCCATGGTGATCCTCTACCAGCTCTTCCTGTCCCGCTCGCTCTACTGGGAGGTGTCCTCCCTCTCCTCCGTGTCTTTGCCGCTCACTATGTCCAGAACGAACCACCACAGGGGGCGCCTATGA
- the LOC103474808 gene encoding OX-2 membrane glycoprotein-like isoform X1, protein MLLILSVLCLAFKAHASHISLHGTTTVAYGGEANFNCMLANPTGVLQVTWQRGLRPESLENMATYNKPVGEQINEPFKGKVILNNSSLSSSSITLKNVTWADENCYVCSFNVYPDGSKRKQICLKVEGISEMHKKNSSASSAGREVKEELSCSATGKPAPKISWNISNLAPTNTSQTTVINSDGSFTTSSNITLQVPTDWTGHVYCVVNQGLPGQRQEEFSFSSQEKEKEEGNASQNALIIAVVAVIICVTVVAAVFVHKSRLKRRCDDFTAV, encoded by the exons ATGCTACTGATCCTCTCTGTCCTCTGTTTGGCTTTTAAAG cCCACGCCTCTCACATCAGCCTCCATGGGACGACCACAGTCGCATACGGTGGGGAGGCAAACTTCAACTGCATGCTAGCAAACCCAACAG GCGTTCTGCAGGTCACCTGGCAGCGGGGTCTGAGACCTGAGTCATTGGAAAACATGGCAACATACAACAAACCTGTCGGGGAGCAAATAAACGAGCCTTTTAAAGGGAAGGTGATCTTGAACAACTCATCTCTAAGCTCCTCGTCCATCACACTGAAGAATGTGACGTGGGCAGATGAAAATTGTTACGTCTGTTCCTTCAACGTGTATCCTGATGGGTCCAAACGGAAGCAGATCTGCCTCAAGGTGGAAG GAATATCAGAGATGCACAAAAAGAACTCCTCCGCAAGCAGTGCTGGCCGTGAGGTCAAGGAAGAGCTCAGTTGCTCAGCCACAGGGAAACCCGCTCCCAAAATTTCCTGGAACATCTCCAATCTTGCTCCCACAAACACCTCACAGACTACAGTCATCAACAGTGATGGGTCATTCACCACCAGCAGCAACATCACACTGCAGGTGCCTACAGACTGGACGGGACATGTGTACTGTGTAGTGAACCAAGGACTGCCGGGACAGCGGCAGGAggaattcagtttttcttcacaagaaaaggagaaggaggaag GGAATGCGTCACAGAACGCTCTCATCATCGCAGTCGTAGCAGTCATCATCTGCGTCACTGTCGTAGCAGCTGTATTCGTCCACAAGAG cagATTAAAGAGAAGATGCGACGATTTCACTGCCGTTTGA
- the tgds gene encoding dTDP-D-glucose 4,6-dehydratase isoform X2: protein MKTDFSGSHLVCSLVAGYPEWRIINLDILDYCCSPRSLEGVENRDNYTFIQGDVCNPQLVNQIFINENIDVIFHLAAKTHVESSFEYPSVFQRVNVDGTRVLLDAAHRARHXPQRFVYVSTDEVYGTSLDEAFDEGSPLRPTNPYAATKAAAEYLVRSYWDKYQFPIIITRSNNIYGPRQFTEKVIPRFLTLLQHNNKCTIQGTLPMSRHFLFVSDAVQAFLLVLEKGTVGDVYNVGTSVEIPIVQLARELVRMVKNVTESEVNDWIEFVSSRPQVDLRYPIRSEKLQRLGWRAETSWAEGIRQTVKWYQDNPDFWLDVNKDRRIRKEPENASNT, encoded by the exons ATGAAGACCGATTTCAG TGGCTCTCATCTGGTATGTTCGCTGGTCGCCGGTTACCCAGAATGGAGGATTATTAATTTGGATATT TTGGATTACTGCTGCAGTCCCAGGAGTCTGGAAGGGGTTGAAAACAGAGACAATTACACTTTCATTCAG GGAGACGTGTGTAACCCACAGCTGGTGAATCAAATTTTCATCAATGAGAACATCGATGTCATCTTTCACCTGGCAGCTAAAACTCATGTTG AGTCCTCATTCGAGTACCCTTCCGTTTTCCAGCGGGTCAACGTCGACGGAACCAGGGTTCTACTGGATGCCGCCCATCGGGCTCGACACMAGCCGCAGCGCTTCGTCTATGTYAGCACGGATGAAGTGTACGGAACCAGCCTGGATGAG GCATTTGATGAGGGCAGTCCGCTGAGGCCGACCAATCCGTACGCTGCTACTAAAGCGGCTGCCGAGTATCTGGTCAGGTCCTACTGGGACAAGTATCAG tttccAATCATCATCACCAGGAGCAACAACATCTACGGACCCAGGCAGTTCACAGAGAAG GTGATTCCCAGGTTTCTCACTTTGctgcaacacaacaacaaatg caccaTTCAGGGAACCCTGCCCATGTCCCGCCACTTCCTGTTCGTCAGCGAYGCCGTCCAGGccttcctgctggttctggagaaAGGGACGGTGGGCGACGTCTACAACGTGGGAACAAGCGTCGAGATTCCCATCGTCCAGCTGGCGAGGGAACTCGTCAGGATG GTAAAGAACGTGACCGAATCTGAAGTGAACGACTGGATTGAATTCGTCTCCAGCAG GCCACAGGTCGATCTTCGTTACCCAATCAGGAGTGAGAAGCTGCAGCGGCTGGGCTGGAGAGCAGAGACGTCCTGGGCTGAAGGCATCAGACAAACAG TGAAGTGGTACCAAGACAACCCAGACTTCTGGTTGGATGTCAATAAGGACCGGCGAATCAGAAAAGAGCCTGAAAACGCCTCAAACACATGA
- the tgds gene encoding dTDP-D-glucose 4,6-dehydratase isoform X3 — translation MNCNRTVLVTGGSGFIGSHLVCSLVAGYPEWRIINLDILDYCCSPRSLEGVENRDNYTFIQGDVCNPQLVNQIFINENIDVIFHLAAKTHVESSFEYPSVFQRVNVDGTRVLLDAAHRARHXPQRFVYVSTDEVYGTSLDEAFDEGSPLRPTNPYAATKAAAEYLVRSYWDKYQFPIIITRSNNIYGPRQFTEKVKNVTESEVNDWIEFVSSRPQVDLRYPIRSEKLQRLGWRAETSWAEGIRQTVKWYQDNPDFWLDVNKDRRIRKEPENASNT, via the exons ATGAACTGTAACAGGACGGTTTTGGTGACAGGAGGGTCTGGATTCAT TGGCTCTCATCTGGTATGTTCGCTGGTCGCCGGTTACCCAGAATGGAGGATTATTAATTTGGATATT TTGGATTACTGCTGCAGTCCCAGGAGTCTGGAAGGGGTTGAAAACAGAGACAATTACACTTTCATTCAG GGAGACGTGTGTAACCCACAGCTGGTGAATCAAATTTTCATCAATGAGAACATCGATGTCATCTTTCACCTGGCAGCTAAAACTCATGTTG AGTCCTCATTCGAGTACCCTTCCGTTTTCCAGCGGGTCAACGTCGACGGAACCAGGGTTCTACTGGATGCCGCCCATCGGGCTCGACACMAGCCGCAGCGCTTCGTCTATGTYAGCACGGATGAAGTGTACGGAACCAGCCTGGATGAG GCATTTGATGAGGGCAGTCCGCTGAGGCCGACCAATCCGTACGCTGCTACTAAAGCGGCTGCCGAGTATCTGGTCAGGTCCTACTGGGACAAGTATCAG tttccAATCATCATCACCAGGAGCAACAACATCTACGGACCCAGGCAGTTCACAGAGAAG GTAAAGAACGTGACCGAATCTGAAGTGAACGACTGGATTGAATTCGTCTCCAGCAG GCCACAGGTCGATCTTCGTTACCCAATCAGGAGTGAGAAGCTGCAGCGGCTGGGCTGGAGAGCAGAGACGTCCTGGGCTGAAGGCATCAGACAAACAG TGAAGTGGTACCAAGACAACCCAGACTTCTGGTTGGATGTCAATAAGGACCGGCGAATCAGAAAAGAGCCTGAAAACGCCTCAAACACATGA
- the smim11 gene encoding small integral membrane protein 11, whose amino-acid sequence MINWKALDNVPLLFYILALKTLLLCLAFAGVKIYQSRKAEEALKKQQAERRRLAQQTQELIDNLKED is encoded by the exons ATGATCAACTGGAAG GCCTTGGACAATGTCCCCCTCCTCTTCTACATCCTGGCCCTGAAGACGCTGCTGCTGTGCTTGGCCTTCGCCGGGGTCAAGATTTACCAGAGCAGGAAAGCCGAGGAAGCCCTGAAGAAGCAGCAGGCCGAGAGGAGAAGGCTGGCCCAGCAGACGCAGGAACTCATCGACAACCTGAAGGAGGACTGA
- the tgds gene encoding dTDP-D-glucose 4,6-dehydratase isoform X1, with amino-acid sequence MNCNRTVLVTGGSGFIGSHLVCSLVAGYPEWRIINLDILDYCCSPRSLEGVENRDNYTFIQGDVCNPQLVNQIFINENIDVIFHLAAKTHVESSFEYPSVFQRVNVDGTRVLLDAAHRARHXPQRFVYVSTDEVYGTSLDEAFDEGSPLRPTNPYAATKAAAEYLVRSYWDKYQFPIIITRSNNIYGPRQFTEKVIPRFLTLLQHNNKCTIQGTLPMSRHFLFVSDAVQAFLLVLEKGTVGDVYNVGTSVEIPIVQLARELVRMVKNVTESEVNDWIEFVSSRPQVDLRYPIRSEKLQRLGWRAETSWAEGIRQTVKWYQDNPDFWLDVNKDRRIRKEPENASNT; translated from the exons ATGAACTGTAACAGGACGGTTTTGGTGACAGGAGGGTCTGGATTCAT TGGCTCTCATCTGGTATGTTCGCTGGTCGCCGGTTACCCAGAATGGAGGATTATTAATTTGGATATT TTGGATTACTGCTGCAGTCCCAGGAGTCTGGAAGGGGTTGAAAACAGAGACAATTACACTTTCATTCAG GGAGACGTGTGTAACCCACAGCTGGTGAATCAAATTTTCATCAATGAGAACATCGATGTCATCTTTCACCTGGCAGCTAAAACTCATGTTG AGTCCTCATTCGAGTACCCTTCCGTTTTCCAGCGGGTCAACGTCGACGGAACCAGGGTTCTACTGGATGCCGCCCATCGGGCTCGACACMAGCCGCAGCGCTTCGTCTATGTYAGCACGGATGAAGTGTACGGAACCAGCCTGGATGAG GCATTTGATGAGGGCAGTCCGCTGAGGCCGACCAATCCGTACGCTGCTACTAAAGCGGCTGCCGAGTATCTGGTCAGGTCCTACTGGGACAAGTATCAG tttccAATCATCATCACCAGGAGCAACAACATCTACGGACCCAGGCAGTTCACAGAGAAG GTGATTCCCAGGTTTCTCACTTTGctgcaacacaacaacaaatg caccaTTCAGGGAACCCTGCCCATGTCCCGCCACTTCCTGTTCGTCAGCGAYGCCGTCCAGGccttcctgctggttctggagaaAGGGACGGTGGGCGACGTCTACAACGTGGGAACAAGCGTCGAGATTCCCATCGTCCAGCTGGCGAGGGAACTCGTCAGGATG GTAAAGAACGTGACCGAATCTGAAGTGAACGACTGGATTGAATTCGTCTCCAGCAG GCCACAGGTCGATCTTCGTTACCCAATCAGGAGTGAGAAGCTGCAGCGGCTGGGCTGGAGAGCAGAGACGTCCTGGGCTGAAGGCATCAGACAAACAG TGAAGTGGTACCAAGACAACCCAGACTTCTGGTTGGATGTCAATAAGGACCGGCGAATCAGAAAAGAGCCTGAAAACGCCTCAAACACATGA
- the LOC103474808 gene encoding OX-2 membrane glycoprotein-like isoform X2, which translates to MLLILSVLCLAFKAHASHISLHGTTTVAYGGEANFNCMLANPTGVLQVTWQRGLRPESLENMATYNKPVGEQINEPFKGKVILNNSSLSSSSITLKNVTWADENCYVCSFNVYPDGSKRKQICLKVEGISEMHKKNSSASSAGREVKEELSCSATGKPAPKISWNISNLAPTNTSQTTVINSDGSFTTSSNITLQVPTDWTGHVYCVVNQGLPGQRQEEFSFSSQEKEKEEGNASQNALIIAVVAVIICVTVVAAVFVHKRLKRRCDDFTAV; encoded by the exons ATGCTACTGATCCTCTCTGTCCTCTGTTTGGCTTTTAAAG cCCACGCCTCTCACATCAGCCTCCATGGGACGACCACAGTCGCATACGGTGGGGAGGCAAACTTCAACTGCATGCTAGCAAACCCAACAG GCGTTCTGCAGGTCACCTGGCAGCGGGGTCTGAGACCTGAGTCATTGGAAAACATGGCAACATACAACAAACCTGTCGGGGAGCAAATAAACGAGCCTTTTAAAGGGAAGGTGATCTTGAACAACTCATCTCTAAGCTCCTCGTCCATCACACTGAAGAATGTGACGTGGGCAGATGAAAATTGTTACGTCTGTTCCTTCAACGTGTATCCTGATGGGTCCAAACGGAAGCAGATCTGCCTCAAGGTGGAAG GAATATCAGAGATGCACAAAAAGAACTCCTCCGCAAGCAGTGCTGGCCGTGAGGTCAAGGAAGAGCTCAGTTGCTCAGCCACAGGGAAACCCGCTCCCAAAATTTCCTGGAACATCTCCAATCTTGCTCCCACAAACACCTCACAGACTACAGTCATCAACAGTGATGGGTCATTCACCACCAGCAGCAACATCACACTGCAGGTGCCTACAGACTGGACGGGACATGTGTACTGTGTAGTGAACCAAGGACTGCCGGGACAGCGGCAGGAggaattcagtttttcttcacaagaaaaggagaaggaggaag GGAATGCGTCACAGAACGCTCTCATCATCGCAGTCGTAGCAGTCATCATCTGCGTCACTGTCGTAGCAGCTGTATTCGTCCACAAGAG ATTAAAGAGAAGATGCGACGATTTCACTGCCGTTTGA